The Microbacterium sp. KUDC0406 genome includes a window with the following:
- a CDS encoding serine hydrolase has product MAVELPELDGRVTWSIRIVDAATGAVLAEHAPDQQCETASIGKIFLLIEVARRLSDGSLSADQIVPIPAEHVVEDSGLLYRMRDQSLSVHDAALLVGAFSDNLATNALIALCGLEEVRAVAPALGYTDTALHDYIRSERTPDLPWTPSYGTGAELADVMRRLGEGDVISAEVSEQVLTWLAANADTSMVADALLLDPLAHVEPEYQGMVLRHKTGSTSFARIDAGHLEGPAASVAYAVAANWKGSADDLRAPVIDAMRAIGEQLRRHVTGRARADAALC; this is encoded by the coding sequence ATGGCCGTGGAACTGCCGGAGCTGGACGGTCGGGTCACCTGGTCGATCCGCATCGTGGATGCCGCGACCGGTGCCGTGCTCGCCGAGCATGCGCCCGACCAGCAGTGCGAGACGGCGAGCATCGGCAAGATCTTCCTGCTGATCGAGGTCGCGCGCCGGCTCTCCGACGGGTCGCTGTCGGCGGATCAGATCGTGCCGATCCCGGCCGAGCATGTGGTCGAGGACTCCGGGCTGCTGTACCGGATGCGCGACCAGTCGCTGTCGGTCCACGACGCGGCTCTGCTGGTCGGGGCGTTCAGCGACAACCTCGCGACCAACGCCCTGATCGCGCTCTGCGGCCTGGAGGAGGTGCGGGCGGTGGCGCCCGCGCTCGGCTACACCGACACCGCGCTGCACGACTACATCCGTTCGGAGCGCACGCCCGACCTGCCGTGGACGCCGTCGTACGGGACCGGTGCCGAGCTCGCCGACGTGATGCGGCGGCTGGGCGAGGGCGACGTGATCTCCGCCGAGGTGAGCGAGCAGGTGCTGACCTGGCTCGCCGCGAACGCCGACACGTCGATGGTCGCCGATGCCCTGCTGCTCGACCCGCTCGCGCACGTGGAGCCGGAGTATCAGGGCATGGTGCTGCGCCACAAGACCGGCAGCACCTCGTTCGCCCGCATCGACGCCGGGCACCTCGAAGGGCCTGCCGCGAGCGTCGCCTACGCCGTGGCCGCGAACTGGAAGGGCAGTGCGGACGATCTGCGCGCACCGGTGATCGACGCGATGCGCGCGATCGGCGAGCAGCTGCGCAGGCACGTCACCGGCCGCGCTCGCGCCGATGCGGCGCTCTGCTGA